In Pieris rapae chromosome 10, ilPieRapa1.1, whole genome shotgun sequence, the genomic window tgaactatttattttataatgcttCGACATCTCGTTCTTTCTTGAGTCACACATCTATCGACCAAGTCAATGCTATGCCTCGGCACAACCAATCATTGCCAGGATTGTTTAGGGTCCGTCCTTAAACGTCCTCCGTTCCGCTTTGGAGTCCAATATTGTATggaattatagaaatatatataaaagggtGTCCGTTCCATCTTCACTTGCGACGTAAATTTTGGTGGCCGATTGGCGTTTTCCAGTATCGTTTGTGTAGTTATTCTAAGGAATCTTCTCAGGCCTGAAGATTTCCTAGATTGGCTGACCACTGGATTAGCTGGCTAACCAACTCAGAGCTGTTACTAGAACGCTGGAGACATTactttgaaaatgtttttaaggaATCTGAGACAATTTCTACTGCAACTGTCCAGTCTAACAtcacaaatgtatttttatacacacATTTCAGTTCCTTTATACGGGGAGATCAACCCAATCGGCACGAAGTGTGGctctaacgcccaaacccaataacctatctcaatccacaGAAATAGAAATCTTAATccaattattgataaaagtgtaccaataaccaatcgacggattgtaatagccatctgtcggtACAAGCTATAGTAGGCGAGATCGGTGTATGTATGAATTTGTATAtccctttgtatgaaaatgacagtttagctatgccaatatcctatcttaagattttaacttactccaggttttaaaataattaaaaaagctatttgatattatggtttaaatatagacatgtatattttaatattttttgtatggttttatttaatttatttaggttatattgaattatcaaatatgagtgtaaagaacCAAGAGATTttattctatccgtcgccaaaaatggattagGTGGGATAGAGCATGACCAAAAAATATGTGGAGTAGTTACAAGCATGTATCTTCACAATAACTTCATCTCTCTGcactgaataatttttatttttcaaagacGAGTTTTCTGCAGAGACAATAAGGAgtattatcttatatctttaaacgagcaattcttgtatatatatatataattggaatctcggaatcgggtttcaggggcgataaatcgatttagctaggaatcatttctagaaaatatcattttatttgtgttttatcaactgaaacatagaattgctcgtttaaagatgtcagtcaaataacaacttaaatatgaatataattatatttattcgataattatattcatatttcataattttattagtatgtaattcgtacttaaataaaatttccaaaaaacacgatttattaaaaaaaataccgagctaagctcggtcatccaggtcctagtaattaatacaataaaaaaaaatacaatttattgccagttcacAAAgtagtcatttgttttaactagacgtaatacatttataagcttacctattaagtttatttatttcaaatatttgtttgagcCATGGAGACGGTAAAACATGGCTaactcttaaattaaaatggacAAATAtcaggaaaataaatatttagcatATGGCGTTTTGAAActcttagaaatataaataagaagtGATAAAAAGAGTGTTTTTGAATTAATCATTGAACTTGATTGCCAAACCTGTCTCCGAGCTTTCACTAATGTAAGAATTTTTGCATTGAACGCAATAAATTATGCTTATACTTTACACCTCGTCGACCTTGGAAATCTTAAAACTTTAGTATAAAACTTGCACTAAGTCCTTTAATGAATCAGTATCAACCAATTCTGTCTTTCAACATGTTCTCTAAAGTAAGtctaactattaaattattattaatttatgatcaagaaaaaaatgcttataattaatgttttcttttttaaggTTCTTGCTTTAAGCGCGGTGTTAGCGGTGGCCAGCGCTGGTCTCCTGGCTACTCCCGCAGGTCACTACTCTCCAGCTTCCGCGGTCTCCTCACAGAGCATCGTGCGTCATGAGCAGCCAATCGCCGTAGCCACTAACGTTGCATACCAATCTGCTCCAATTGCATACGCGTCTCCCGCTCGGTACTCCTCCGCTGTCTCCTCCCAGAACATCGTTCGCCACCAACAGCAGATCGCCGTAGCTGCTCCCATTGCCTACAACACCGCCTCTTATACCTCACCTCTCTCTTACGCTGCTCCAGCTCGTTACTCATCTGCTGCTGCAGTCTCCTCCCAGAACATCGTCCGCCACCAACAGCCTATCGCCGTAGCCGCTCCCATTGCCTACAACACCGCCTCTTATACCTCACCTCTCTCTTACGCTGCTCCCGCTCGTTACTCATCTGCTGCCTCAGTCTCCTCTCAGAACATCGTTAGTCACGGACAGGCCATTGCTCCCGCCCGTCTGGCCTACCAAGCCGCTCCTGCTATAGTTGCTCCCGTTGTCCACGCTGCCCCATTAGTCCACGCTGCCCCAGCCCGCGCCATCATCGCCCAACACGAGGAATACGACGCAAACCCCAACTACGACTTCGCCTACTCCGTAGCCGACGGCCACACCGGTGACAACAAGTCCCAGCATGAGAGCCGTCATGGAGACGTCGTTAACGGTGAATACTCTCTGGTCGAAGCCGATGGTTCAGTCCGCCGCGTTCAATACACCGCTGACCCACACAACGGTTTCAACGCTGTGGTCAGCAACTCTGCTCCCGCTCACGCTGCCTCCGCATACGCTCCAGCTGCTGTTCTCGCCCACCATTAAACAACAAACATCTTTAattcgaaataaatttatttattcttagctctaaataaatgtgattaaaaatatgcCTACTTCTCTTATTAACTaatccattttatttattaattgaagcATCACAAACTATAATATTTCGACATAGAGTCGGAATTTGAATAAGGAAAAAGAATTTGATTGCGACGGTTCGAAATAGATACTTTTTCACGGCCGATTGTAATGATTTTTGGTGTATCCCTGGGATAGACTCACTCGTGGTACTATTGGTTCAttgtaaagattttaaaaattaatggaaCTTTCTTTCAAATGTAAATACGCGTTATATATTTACCTACTTAAAAGTGCGCCATTAATATCATGAACCCTTTGCACTGAAGCGGCACTAATACGATGCCTGATCTAGTGTCTAATATGTAGTATTAGTTTAAAACAgtcattttataactaaactagtgacccgccccagcttcgcacgggtgcaatgctgatgaaaagcaggtttttattatttattgttatttccgtcgccggaaagctccgataatatacgcgacatataccatatagacatataccatcacggacttttctgtagaccttttcaatgtgtgcaatacttagtacattattttgataaaactcgtagggttcagcctgcgtttgcattgtaagcggaaaaaatgtaattatttacgacttcacattagaaacctaaaaaataacaatacttctCCACtgtttaatggatgttattatacatataaacctttctcttgaatcactctgtctattaaaaaaaaccgcatcaaaatccgatgcgtagtttcaaagatttaagcatacaaagggacatagggacagagaaagcgactttgttttatactatgtgtATGATGATGATATGGAGAAGGAAGAAAGTGAATTTCTGGTAATTGCAACCAGTTCAACATGTGTACTTTGCTTTTTAAACCTGTAAGATGTTTACCGAATTTGGCCAAAATTGTCTCGATTTGGCGGTTCGTCGATAGGATTATTCCTATCTCCTTCTCCGGCCTCGTATGCAAAGGATccacaaaaatttaataaaaaaatatctttataaacaattttactatgtaataaaacaataaacacaaCAG contains:
- the LOC110997512 gene encoding larval cuticle protein A1A-like — translated: MFSKVLALSAVLAVASAGLLATPAGHYSPASAVSSQSIVRHEQPIAVATNVAYQSAPIAYASPARYSSAVSSQNIVRHQQQIAVAAPIAYNTASYTSPLSYAAPARYSSAAAVSSQNIVRHQQPIAVAAPIAYNTASYTSPLSYAAPARYSSAASVSSQNIVSHGQAIAPARLAYQAAPAIVAPVVHAAPLVHAAPARAIIAQHEEYDANPNYDFAYSVADGHTGDNKSQHESRHGDVVNGEYSLVEADGSVRRVQYTADPHNGFNAVVSNSAPAHAASAYAPAAVLAHH